From a region of the Takifugu flavidus isolate HTHZ2018 chromosome 20, ASM371156v2, whole genome shotgun sequence genome:
- the apc gene encoding adenomatous polyposis coli protein isoform X3, with the protein MSLESAGFKHRTRPPMPTSSPSPASGSGAPGAAGGGPQASAAFGRRGMPTVGRESHDRCLEELEKERSLLLAELEKEEKEKDWYYAQLQNLTKRIDSLPLTENFTLQTDRSRLQLEFEARQIRSAMEEQLGSCQEMERRAQARVSRIQQIEKDILRLGAHLQVSEVQALGDSSGLAAAQTASSRLDHEPTSEASYSVPRRITNHLGTKVEMVYSLLSMLGTHDKDDMSRTLLAMSSSQDSCIAMRQSGCLPLLIQLLHGNDKDSLLLGNSRGSKEARARASAALHNIVHSQPDDKRGRREIRVLHLLEQERHYCEACWSWQENHERGIDQEDNPMPSPVEHQICPAVCVLMKLSFDEEHRHAMNELGGLQAVAELLQVDCEMFGLTSDHYSITLRRYAGMALTNLTFGDVANKATLCSMKGCMRAMVAQLKSDSEDLQQVIASVLRNLSWRADVNSKKTLREVGSVRALTGCALVVQKESTLKSVLSALWNLSAHCTENKADICAVEGALAFLVGTLTHCSHTNTLAIIESGGGILRNVSSLIATNEAHRQILREHGCLPTLLQHLKSHSLTIVSNACGTLWNLSARDAKDQETLWELGAVGMLRNLIHSRHKMIAMGSAAALRNLMANRPARYKDASVVSPGAGAPSLHVRKQKALFEELDAQQLSETFDNIDNLSPKTAHRKGRGCNSASGTASTARPYTNTPVLSSPKNGDGSKRINEEPGYARAVFSTSVRASSDSLNSVTSADGYGNRGKNKPSTEPFYSSDESGANKCCVYRKYPADLAHKIRSANHMADDDGAELDTPINYSLKYSDEQLNSGRQSPSHRVGMDSDDDDEEDGRLRRRNDGSDSVSSGSRIISVPPPRYVVTAAAANYGGDPAGEQPIDYSLKYGSDGAHKPLFKPEESAASSVSTPTPSSSAKLRPPAPANRAAAKANQESTQTYCVEDTPICFSRGSSLSSLSSEEEEEVDVIERRGASGGGNSEYPTVPVSEKDAREQQQRHQKEAESQTAAVTAPSTRGRRSHHHHHHGHHHHHHHHVASSSGARTPKSPPEPPYAQETPLMFSRCTSVSSLDSFSTSSIASSVRSSEPCSGMPSGVVSPSDLPDSPGQTMPPSRAKTPPLPPTTHKTNKQENTKKKDEDESSADVLLHFATESTPHGFSRASSLSALSVDEPFITPELKEEEEDKGSEQRVEEAPKAVLDESDDDDDIEILEACINMAMPKSSRKPKKPQQAAPRKASQLPVYKLRVQSQPRKDVPPPPAEEVPRVYCVEGTPLNFSTATSLSDLTIDSPPNEEAAAVAAAILPEGPPASTQEDRAGHPEGENGDDILAECISAAMPKAKPRKPIRVAVNSEHVQSPPLPPPLPPTAAPPLGQQLQKKKPTSPVKPMPQRVVYTMTTTTAAKTKPGFAFDSPRHYTPIEGTPCCFSRNDSLSSLDFDEDDGGDKDEEHKKTKEEDGKKRKQQTAAVFPRTKAAANATSDEKQKFAIEDTPVCFSRNSSLSSLSDIDQENNNKEFAPPPPAEQQDGGKAVKSSPPRRAESKPRPPAASGYAPKAFHVEDTPVCFSRNSSLSSLSIDSEDDLLQECISSAMPKKKKKAAASATPSTVAAPPAVPKAENSILAEEEPPEMPSEVPRSPASPDSESFDWKAIQEGANSIVSSLNAAAAAATSLSRQASSDSDSVLSLKSVGSPFHLPSANNNAEEDKVDEAEEVPVKRGARILKAGERTTLDAKKEEDEEEAKGVRGGKKVYRSLITGKVRAEPAARGRSKPRAAAVAKAPGGGDAADHGGASSRDSTPSRSSNVNIQKGGKLSQLPRAASPGSASSTSSSASRAAKQSGVTKGSTGTNGLPRSESASRVGGSAGAKKQKTEPEKPALVRQSTFIKEAPSPTLKRKLEESAPAAPSESPTSPDIFLPSTSRRHDVNRSHSESPSRPQEATSSRFSRTGTWKRESSSTGAGGGSAAKHSTSLPRVGTWKRTGSSSSVLSASSESSEKGRSEEDGSLRSKGTWRKTKSSGGDSSAGRGGSNKAEDVWVRLEDCPVNNPRSSSSCSARSPTSGNAPPIIDSPTPSKVPSSSSSSSSNLNLRRSYESLDDKPPPPERPQQQQQRNQQRSGAVAARVSPFNYTPSPRKSNADASSTSTTPTTTPSSSSATPPRPSLIPTPVTKKREPKGGEGGAGGGGASGERGSYIVTSV; encoded by the exons ATGAGCCTCGAATCAGCAGGCTTCAAACACAGGACTCGGCCTCCGatgcccacctcctcccccagtcctgcctctggttctggagctcctggtgcagcaggtggaggccCCCAGGCAAGCGCCGCCTTCGGCAGGAGAGGGATGCCGACTGTGGGCAGAGAGAGCCACGACCGctgcctggaggagctggagaaggagag GTCTCTCCTGTTGGCTGAActagagaaggaagagaaggagaaggactGGTATTACGCTCAGCTGCAGAATCTCACCAAGAGGATCGACAGCCTGCCGCTCACTGAAAAT ttcACGCTCCAAACAGATAGGAGTCGTCTACAGCTGGAGTTTGAGGCTCGACAGATACGTTCAGCAATGGAAGAACAGTTGGGCTCCTGTCAggaaatggagaggagagcTCAG GCCCGCGTGTCCCGGATTCAGCAGATCGAGAAAGACATCCTGAGACTCGGAGCTCACTTGCAG GTGAGTGAAGTTCAAGCGCTGGGTGACAGCAGTGgattggctgcagctcag ACCGCTAGCAGCCGATTGGACCACGAACCAACCAGTGAAGCAAGTTACTCTGTGCCTCGCCGAATTACAAACCACCTGGGAACAAAA gtggagatgGTGTACAGCCTTCTGTCCATGTTGGGGACTCATGATAAAGATGACATGTCCCGGACTCTCCTCGCCATGTCAAGCTCACAGGACTCCTGCATTGCTATGCGTCAATCAGGTTGTCTTCCACTACTCATCCAGTTGCTGCATGGCAATGACAAAGACTCTCTGTTGCTAG GTAACTCTCGAGGAAGCAAAGAAGCCCGCGCGAGGGCATCCGCGGCGTTGCACAACATTGTTCACAGCCAGCCAGACGATAAAAGAGGAAGACGAGAGATCAGAGTGCTTCacctgctggagcaggagcgACATTACTGCGAGGCCTGTTGGAGTTGGCAGGAGAACCACGAGAGGGGCATCGACCAGGAGGACAACCCAA TGCCTTCTCCAGTGGAGCACCAAATCTGTCCAGCCGTCTGTGTCCTGATGAAGCTTTCCTTTGATGAAGAGCATCGACATGCCATGAATGAACTTG GTGGGCTGCAGGCGGtggcagagctgctgcaggtggactgTGAGATGTTTGGTCTCACCAGCGATCACTACAGCATCACACTGAGGAGATATGCTGGCATGGCCCTCACTAACCTCACATTTGGAGACGTCGCCAATAAG GCCACGCTGTGCTCCATGAAGGGCTGCATGAGAGCCATGGTGGCCCAGCTCAAGTCGGACAGtgaggacctgcagcag GTGATAGCGAGTGTTTTAAGGAACCTGTCGTGGCGTGCTGATGTCAACAGTAAGAAGACATTGCGTGAGGTCGGCAGTGTACGAGCACTGACGGGCTGCGCTCTCGTGGTGCAGAAG GAGTCCACGCTGAAGTCGGTGCTGAGCGCACTGTGGAACCTGTCTGCTCACTGTACGGAGAACAAAGCGGACATCTGCGCTGTGGAGGGTGCTCTGGCCTTTCTAGTGGGAACGCTGACCCACTGCAGTCACACTAACACACTCGCCATCATCGAGAGCGGCGGTGGGATCTTGCGAAATGTTTCCAGCCTTATCGCCACCAATGAGGCGCACAG GCAGATACTGCGCGAGCACGGCTGCCTTCCAACACTGCTTCAGCACCTCAAGTCACACAGTCTGACCATCGTGTCCAACGCCTGTGGAACGCTCTGGAATCTGTCGGCCAGAGATGCTAAAGACCAGGAGACGTTATGGGAACTAGGGGCTGTCGGCATGTTGCGCAACCTCATTCATTCCAGGCACAAGATGATAGCCATGGGTAGTGCTGCTGCCCTGCGTAATCTGATGGCTAACCGGCCAGCACGCTACAAAGATGCTAGTGTGGTGTCCCCGGGTGCTGGCGCCCCGTCGTTACATGTCCGCAAACAAAAGGCATTATTTGAAGAGCTAGACGCCCAGCAGCTGTCCGAGACGTTTGACAACATTGACAACCTAAGCCCCAAAACGGCACacaggaaggggcggggctgtaATAGTGCCAGTGGGACAGCCAGCACGGCACGTCCGTACACCAACACACCAGTGCTTTCGAGCCCAAAGAATGGAGACGGTTCAAAGAGGATCAACGAGGAACCTGGGTACGCCCGGGCGGTGTTTTCCACTAGTGTCCGAGCTTCCAGTGACAGCCTCAACAGCGTGACGAGTGCAGATGGTTACGGCAACCGAGGCAAAAATAAACCGTCAACGGAGCCGTTTTACTCGTCGGACGAGAGCGGAGCCAATAAGTGCTGTGTTTACAGGAAGTACCCGGCTGACCTAGCACACAAGATCCGCAGCGCCAATCACATGGCAGATGATGACGGAGCAGAGCTGGACACGCCTATCAACTACAGTCTGAAGTACTCTGACGAACAGTTGAATTCTGGGAGACAGAGTCCAAGTCACCGCGTCGGTATGGACAGTGATGACGACGACGAGGAGGACGGCAGGCTGAGGAGAAGGAACGACGGTAGCGACTCGGTGTCGTCCGGTAGCCGCATTATTTCGGTCCCACCACCACGATACGTtgtcactgcagcagcagcaaactaTGGCGGTGATccagcaggagagcagccaaTCGACTACAGCCTGAAATATGGCAGTGACGGTGCCCATAAACCCCTGTTCAAGCCCGAAGAGTCCGCCGCATCATCTGTTTCGACTCCCACACCGTCTTCGTCGGCTAAACTCCGCCCCCCTGCCCCTGCTAACAGGGCCGCGGCAAAAGCTAACCAGGAGTCAACGCAGACCTACTGTGTGGAGGACACGCCCATCTGTTTCTCCCGAGGCAGCTCGCTGTCTTCGCTGtcatcagaggaggaagaagaggttgATGTCATAGAGAGGAGAGGTGCTAGCGGAGGGGGAAATAGTGAGTATCCAACAGTTCCTGTCAGCGAGAAGGATGCtcgtgagcagcagcagaggcaccaGAAGGAGGCAGAGAGTCAGACTGCAGCCGTCACGGCACCGTCTACACGGGGACGGCgaagtcaccaccatcaccaccacggtcaccaccaccaccaccaccaccacgttgCATCATCTTCAGGTGCTAGGACTCCCAAGAGTCCTCCAGAGCCACCATATGCCCAGGAGACACCGCTCATGTTCAGCCGCTGCACATCCGTCAGTTCCCTGGACAGCTTTTCAACTTCCTCAATCGCCAGTTCTGTGCGCTCCAGCGAGCCGTGTAGCGGCATGCCGAGCGGTGTTGTCAGCCCGAGTGACCTACCCGACAGCCCGGGACAGACCATGCCGCCAAGCCGTGCAAAGACGCCACCGTTGCCACCAACCACGCATAAAACCAACAAGCAGGAAAATACCAAGAAAAAAGATGAGGACGAGAGCAGTGCCGATGTTTTGCTGCACTTTGCTACTGAAAGCACGCCGCACGGCTTCTCCAGAGCTTCCAGTCTGAGTGCGCTTAGTGTAGATGAGCCCTTCATCACTCCAGagttaaaggaggaggaggaggataaaggATCCGAGCAGAGGGTGGAAGAGGCACCAAAAGCAGTCCTCGATGAATcggacgacgacgacgacatCGAGATTCTGGAAGCCTGCATCAACATGGCCATGCCTAAATCATCGCGCAAACCAAAGAAACCACAACAAGCAGCGCCGCGGAAAGCCAGCCAGCTTCCCGTCTACAAGCTCCGCGTCCAGTCGCAGCCAAGGAAGGacgtgccgccgccgccggccgaGGAGGTGCCAAGAGTCTACTGTGTCGAGGGAACGCCACTGAATTTCTCCACCGCTACCTCACTGAGTGATCTTACCATCGACTCCCCACCCaacgaggaggcggcggcggtggcggcggccaTCCTGCCCGAGGGCCCGCCCGCCTCCACTCAGGAAGATCGGGCCGGACATCCCGAAGGTGAAAATGGCGATGACATCCTTGCCGAATGTATCAGCGCTGCTATGCCCAAAGCCAAACCCAGGAAGCCAATCAGAGTGGCAGTGAACAGCGAGCACGTCCAATCGccacctctcccccctccgCTCCCCCCCACAGCTGCACCCCCCCTGGGCCAGCAACTCCAAAAGAAAAAGCCCACCTCCCCTGTGAAGCCAATGCCACAGAGGGTGGTGTACACCATGACCACGACTACAGCTGCCAAAACAAAGCCAGGGTTTGCCTTTGATTCACCTCGCCACTACACGCCCATTGAAGGCACGCCGTGCTGTTTCTCCCGCAACGATTCACTGAGCTCACTCGACTTCGATGAAGACGACGGTGGGGATAAAGACGAAGAgcataagaaaacaaaagaagaagatgggaagaaaaggaagcagcaaacGGCGGCCGTCTTCCCTCGGACAAAGGCCGCTGCCAACGCGACGTCGGATGAAAAGCAGAAGTTCGCCATCGAGGACACACCCGTCTGCTTTTCCAGAAActcctccctcagctctctGAGCGACATTGACCAGGAGAATAACAACAAGGAGTTTGCCCCGCCGCCACCCGCTGAGCAGCAAGATGGAGGCAAAGCGGTGAAATCGTCTCCTCCTCGACGGGCAGAGTCAAAGCCACGGCCCCCTGCAGCTTCGGGCTACGCCCCAAAAGCCTTTCACGTGGAGGACACACCCGTCTGCTTCTCCAGGAACTCGTCGCTCAGCTCGTTAAGCATCGACTCGGAAGACGACCTGCTGCAGGAGTGCATCAGTTCGGCCATgcccaagaagaagaagaaagccgCTGCCAGCGCCACGCCATCCACTGTGGCAGCACCACCAGCTGTTCCCAAAGCTGAGAACAGCATTCTGGCTGAAGAGGAGCCCCCGGAGATGCCTTCAGAGGTGCCGAGAAGCCCCGCCTCTCCCGACTCGGAGTCCTTTGATTGGAAGGCCATTCAGGAAGGAGCCAACTCCATCGTCAGTAGCCTTaatgccgccgccgccgccgccacgtccTTGTCCCGCCAGGCGTCATCAGACTCTGACTCTGTCCTGTCCCTCAAATCTGTGGGCTCACCGTTTCATCTGCCATCAGCCAATAATAATGCAGAAGAGGACAAGGTGGATGAGGCTGAGGAGGTGCCGGTAAAGCGAGGAGCACGAATCCTCAAGGCTGGGGAGCGCACTACGCTTGATGCTaaaaaagaggaggacgaggaagaagCCAAGGGAGTGAGAGGTGGCAAAAAGGTGTACAGGAGTCTCATTACAGGCAAAGTCAGGGCGGAGCCAGCAGCGAGGGGGCGGAGCAAGCCCAGGGCGGCAGCCGTGGCGAAAGCGCCAGGAGGCGGCGACGCTGCTGACCACGGAGGGGCATCCTCTCGAGATTCCACGCCGTCGCGTTCGTCCAATGTAAATATTCAGAAAGGAGGGAAACTGTCGCAGCTTCCACGTGCAGCATCTCCAGGAAGCGCATCCTCGACCTCCTCATCGGCCTCCAGAGCAGCAAAACAGAGCGGGGTGACCAAAGGCAGCACCGGCACCAACGGGCTCCCACGGAGCGAATCGGCATCCAGGGTGGGCGGGTCCGCGGGGGCCAAGAAGCAGAAGACGGAGCCCGAGAAGCCGGCCCTCGTTCGCCAGTCAACATTCATCAAAGAAGCGCCGAGCCCGACGctgaagaggaagctggaggaatcGGCCCCGGCGGCACCGTCGGAGTCGCCCACCAGCCCCGACATCTTCCTGCCCTCAACGAGCAGGAGGCACGACGTCAACCGCTCCCACTCCGAGAGCCCGTCGCGACCACAGGAAGCCACGTCGTCGCGCTTCAGCCGCACCGGCACGTGGAAGcgggagagcagcagcacggGAGCGGGCGGAGGGAGCGCCGCCAAACACTCCACGTCTCTACCGCGGGTGGGAACGTGGAAGAGGACGGGAAGCTCCTCGTCCGTGCTGTCCGCGTCCTCGGAGTCCAGTGAGAAGGGGCGCAGCGAGGAGGACGGCTCTCTCCGCTCCAAGGGGACGTGGAGGAAGACCAAGAGCAGCGGCGGCGATTCGTCAGCGGGACGGGGCGGGTCCAACAAAGCGGAGGACGTGTGGGTCCGCCTGGAGGACTGTCCCGTCAACAAcccccgctcctcctcttcctgttctgccCGCTCTCCCACCTCTGGCAACGCCCCTCCCATCATCGATAGCCCCACGCCCTCAAAagttccttcttcctcctcatcttcctcctctaaTCTTAATCTACGGCGGAGCTACGAAAGCCTCGATGAcaagccgccgccgccggagcgtccgcagcagcagcagcagcgcaatCAGCAGCGCAGCGGCGCCGTAGCAGCCCGGGTCAGCCCCTTTAACTACACCCCGAGCCCCAGAAAGAGCAACGCCGATGCCTCCTCGACCAGCACCACGCCGACCACTACGCCTTCATCGTCATCGGCGACGCCCCCGCGGCCTTCGCTCATCCCCACCCCCGTCACCAAAAAGCGCGAGCCAAAGGGTGGCGAAGGCGGCgccggagggggcggggccagcggAGAGCGCGGCTCGTACATTGTGACTTCGGTGTGA